One Misgurnus anguillicaudatus chromosome 19, ASM2758022v2, whole genome shotgun sequence genomic region harbors:
- the tlcd3ba gene encoding TLC domain containing 3Ba has product MLSILAAGSIFFPGLFLLSKRILKHAPRFRWSEKDAVIVSSRLVSSVQAIMASSAGFIIACSCKDIIEDQHWLTSSYILFAVPYFIYDIYAMFMCHWYKLQVKDHEEESETKPMRSAIGGYLRREFLMVLHHVVMVTVCFPVSVFWRQGKGDYFQGVMFMAELSTPSVCLGKILIQYKQQHTLLHKVNGALMLVTFFIFRVLLFPYLYYAYGRYANIPFYMVPLSVPWQCNAGAALLAAPQVYWFCLICRGAFRLFTRASRYKRVPSSKDSESKTSFLSPANGYSPRESDSH; this is encoded by the exons ATGCTGAGCATCCTTGCAGCTGGCTCCATATTTTTCCCAGGCCTTTTTCTCCTGTCCAAGCGAATCCTAAAACATGCTCCGAGGTTCAGGTGGAGCGAGAAGGATGCTGTCATCGTCTCAtccag aCTGGTGTCCTCTGTTCAAGCCATTATGGCATCCTCTGCTGGGTTTATCATTGCCTGCTCTTGCAAAGACATTATCGAGGACCA GCATTGGCTCACCAGCAGCTATATCCTCTTTGCGGTCCCATACTTCATCTATGACATCTACGCCATGTTCATGTGCCACTGGTACAAGCTTCAGGTCAAAGATCACGAGGAGGAGAGCGAGACTAAACCAATGAGATCAGCCATCGGTGGCTACCTGCGCAGAGAGTTCCTTATGGTCCTGCACCACGTCGTCATGGTTACCGTCTGTTTCCCTGTCTCTGTG TTCTGGAGACAGGGTAAAGGAGATTATTTCCAGGGTGTGATGTTCATGGCAGAACTCAGCACTCCATCTGTTTGCTTGGGGAAAATACTCATCCAG TACAAGCAGCAACACACTCTCCTTCATAAAGTCAATGGAGCTCTTATGCTGGTCACTTTCTTCATCTTCAGAGTCCTTCTCTTCCCCTACCTCTACTACGCCTACGGCAG GTACGCCAACATCCCCTTCTACATGGTGCCGCTGTCTGTGCCCTGGCAATGTAACGCAGGAGCAGCACTCCTCGCGGCCCCGCAGGTCTACTGGTTTTGCCTCATCTGCAGGGGCGCCTTCCGCCTCTTTACAAGAGCCTCGCGCTACAAAAGGGTCCCCAGCAGCAAGGACTCTGAGTCCAAAACCTCGTTCCTGTCCCCTGCCAACGGATACAGCCCCAGAGAGAGCGACTCGCACTGA
- the nlk1 gene encoding nemo-like kinase, type 1 → MAFHGSSRPAVCGNLFPGSELGHKYFCVNTTTGTTSTGLSATPNPTGPIAPAGTPRHPASLGGSAGGGAAIPQPRSNPASEVPSPAEMEPDRPIGYGAFGVVWSVTDPRDGRKVALKKMPNVFQNLVSCKRVFRELRMLCFFKHDNVLSALDILQPPQIDCFEEIYVITELMQSDLHKVIVSPQPLTTDHIKVFLYQILRGLKYLHSAGILHRDIKPGNLLVNSNCLLKICDFGLARVEEPDPSRHMTQEVVTQYYRAPEVLMGCQHYTSAIDVWSVGCIFAELLGRRILFQAQSPIQQLDLITDLLGTPPLSAMSSACEGAQAHILRGPHKPPSLSVLYMLSDGATHEAVHLLCRMLVFDPAKRISGSDALSHPYLDEGRLRYHTCMCKCCYSVPSGRVYTRDFEPPADRPFSHNYEQSMHSVWQGKELIHRFITEHQQGKRVPLCINPQSAAFKTFIRSTAWHSSKVSRKEER, encoded by the exons ATGGCTTTCCATGGATCCAGTCGGCCAGCAGTATGTGGTAACTTGTTCCCTGGATCAGAGTTAGGCCATAAATACTTTTGTGTCAACACCACGACCGGCACTACCTCGACAGGACTCAGTGCGACGCCAAATCCGACTGGACCCATCGCTCCCGCTGGGACTCCCAGGCACCCGGCATCTCTTGGAGGCAGTGCAGGTGGAGGGGCGGCCATCCCACAACCTCGCAGTAACCCAGCAAGTGAGGTTCCAAGTCCAGCTGAAATGGAGCCTGATCGACCTATCGGTTATGGCGCATTTGGCGTGGTTTG GTCGGTGACGGACCCTCGAGACGGACGTAAGGTGGCTTTGAAGAAAATGCCAAATGTCTTCCAGAACTTGGTCTCCTGCAAGCGCGTTTTCAGGGAACTTCGGATGCTGTGTTTCTTCAAACATGACAAT GTGCTGTCTGCCCTTGACATTCTCCAGCCTCCACAAATCGACTGCTTTGAAGAGAT ATACGTGATCACAGAGCTCATGCAGAGTGACCTGCATAAAGTCATCGTTTCTCCTCAGCCTCTCACCACAGATCACATTAAGGTGTTCCTCTACCAGATACTCAGGG GGCTGAAGTACCTGCACTCTGCAGGTATTCTGCACAGAGACATCAAACCAGGGAACCTGCTGGTCAACAGCAACTGTCTGCTTAAG ATTTGCGACTTTGGTCTGGCACGAGTGGAGGAGCCAGACCCTTCTCGTCATATGACTCAGGAGGTGGTGACGCAGTATTACCGCGCCCCTGAGGTTCTGATGGGATGCCAGCATTACACTTCAGCTATAGATGTTTGGTCTGTAGGCTGCATTTTCGCGGAGTTGCTGGGTCGTCGCATTCTTTTCCAGGCTCAGAGCCCCATACAACAG ttGGATCTGATCACTGATCTTCTCGGAACTCCTCCTCTCTCCGCCATGTCGTCTGCATGTGAAGGAGCTCAAGCTCATATTTTAAGAGGACCCCACAAACCA CCATCACTGTCTGTTCTGTACATGCTGTCGGATGGGGCCACACATGAAGCTGTTCATCTTTTGTGTCGCATGCTTGTGTTCGATCCG GCTAAGCGTATCTCAGGCAGTGACGCTCTGTCTCACCCGTACCTGGACGAGGGTCGTCTGAGGTACCACACCTGCATGTGCAAGTGCTGTTACTCCGTGCCCAGCGGTAGGGTGTATACCCGGGACTTTGAGCCACCTGCAGATCGACCGTTCAGCCACAACTACGAGCAGAGCATGCACTCCGTTTGGCAGGGCAAAG AACTCATCCATCGTTTTATAACAGAGCACCAGCAAGGCAAACGAGTGCCTTTGTGCATCAATCCCCAGAGTGCCGCATTCAAAACCTTCATTAG ATCTACGGCCTGGCATTCCTCTAAAGTATCAAGAAAAGAAGAGAGATGA